A single window of Fimbriimonadaceae bacterium DNA harbors:
- a CDS encoding tetratricopeptide repeat protein, whose protein sequence is MAFIADWFTFGFDPDFDDGVRAFERGEDMAAAQAFRKSAAAAPDSCHRERAAGRLVSVLRRMGQQATHRGDLVTAREAFAEAMRLRPTYADLRIGASWACFVGHDFKGAFDHAQAAVAINAENGQARVLMGLALTGLGRAEEGFATVQENLKAWREAPGSILDALGLWSAGDKSGAANLAMAIKPPPPLAVDQQIATADAAMKDRKWDQAEAGYRAVLTMKPGYADVWAKLGQCHLNMDDYERAAVAFQEAISINERYAQAWSLLGVALRRSGEEEPALEAFRRALEIDPNEPVATHELTRRRV, encoded by the coding sequence ATGGCCTTCATCGCCGACTGGTTCACGTTTGGGTTCGACCCCGACTTCGACGACGGGGTGCGTGCGTTTGAGCGGGGCGAAGACATGGCGGCCGCCCAGGCCTTTCGCAAGTCGGCCGCCGCGGCGCCCGACTCCTGCCATCGCGAACGCGCGGCCGGCCGACTGGTGTCCGTCCTCCGCCGGATGGGACAGCAGGCGACCCATCGCGGCGACTTGGTGACGGCCCGAGAGGCGTTTGCCGAAGCCATGCGCCTGAGGCCCACTTACGCCGACCTGAGAATCGGCGCGTCGTGGGCGTGTTTCGTCGGCCATGACTTCAAGGGGGCCTTCGACCACGCCCAGGCGGCGGTGGCCATTAATGCCGAAAACGGTCAGGCCCGGGTACTGATGGGCCTCGCCTTGACCGGACTCGGAAGGGCTGAGGAAGGCTTTGCCACGGTGCAAGAGAACCTCAAGGCGTGGAGGGAGGCGCCGGGCTCGATACTGGACGCGCTCGGACTGTGGTCGGCGGGTGACAAGAGCGGCGCCGCAAACCTCGCCATGGCGATCAAACCACCGCCACCGCTCGCCGTCGACCAACAGATCGCGACCGCGGACGCGGCGATGAAGGACCGCAAGTGGGACCAGGCCGAGGCGGGGTACCGGGCTGTCTTGACGATGAAGCCGGGCTATGCCGACGTGTGGGCGAAGCTCGGGCAGTGCCACCTGAACATGGACGACTACGAACGGGCCGCCGTCGCGTTCCAGGAGGCCATCAGCATCAACGAACGATACGCCCAGGCATGGTCTTTGCTTGGGGTGGCTCTGAGACGCTCGGGAGAGGAGGAGCCTGCCTTGGAGGCGTTTCGGCGGGCCCTCGAAATCGACCCCAACGAGCCGGTCGCGACGCACGAACTGACTCGCCGCCGGGTTTGA
- a CDS encoding PEP-CTERM sorting domain-containing protein gives MKRTLLSLAVLAAFSANSMALVIWGTDPDTGPGDPRPNSDAAAAAFDTLAGDINPIGVITFESSPLGTFNSFSPKPGVTVVNGSGPETEVSADSTVDLGYNTTPFGRKFLKFWQTGNNLVESVTFVFDMPVSAFGAYFTGAQENFPGVFTVAWNDLNGNSGSAILDKPAPNPNDGTAATEFLGFVDPQLAVNMVTVTMTRDALDGTRDLIGIDDVRYTACAVPEPGTMAALGLGVAALVRRRRKG, from the coding sequence ATGAAGAGGACTTTGCTCTCCTTGGCCGTATTGGCGGCCTTTTCAGCCAACTCAATGGCTCTTGTTATCTGGGGCACCGATCCGGACACCGGACCGGGAGACCCGCGGCCCAACTCCGACGCCGCCGCCGCCGCGTTTGACACCTTGGCCGGTGACATCAACCCGATCGGAGTCATCACGTTCGAGTCTTCGCCGCTGGGCACGTTCAATTCGTTCTCGCCGAAACCCGGCGTGACGGTCGTCAACGGCTCAGGCCCGGAGACTGAGGTCAGTGCGGACTCGACCGTGGACTTGGGTTACAACACCACCCCGTTCGGCCGCAAGTTCCTGAAGTTCTGGCAGACCGGCAACAACTTGGTGGAGTCGGTCACGTTCGTCTTCGACATGCCGGTCAGCGCTTTCGGCGCGTACTTCACCGGTGCCCAAGAGAACTTCCCGGGCGTCTTCACCGTGGCGTGGAACGACCTCAACGGGAACAGCGGCAGCGCCATCTTGGACAAGCCGGCGCCGAACCCGAATGACGGCACCGCCGCCACCGAGTTCCTTGGGTTCGTCGATCCGCAGCTGGCCGTCAACATGGTCACGGTGACGATGACCCGCGACGCCCTCGACGGAACCCGAGACCTGATCGGCATCGACGACGTCCGCTACACCGCGTGCGCCGTGCCGGAGCCCGGCACGATGGCCGCCCTTGGCCTTGGTGTCGCCGCCCTGGTGCGCCGCCGTCGCAAGGGCTGA
- a CDS encoding DUF1015 domain-containing protein, whose protein sequence is MATIRPFRGLRFNAAAGRPADLVAPPYDVISPEEREALAAKNPHNVVRLTLPESAPDDRSKFVKYARSAARLEEWRREDVLSLEEKPAFYRYTQTFDVPGMATLERTTLVTLIKVEPYDKGVVLPHEQTFPKHKEDRLRILEATRSHLECIFGLYEDEAGVHQAVVSAPGREVADFTTPEDGIRHRFAVVDDAPTCAVLAEMVGPKTVWIADGHHRYETALAFREQLGPRDGLVPEDFMMMALCSIDDPGLVLLPTHRILKRSTGTVAELKSGLAEHFLVTEASNATLMARIAAAKENDGAQAFGVALPGGTGWVCVAKDPAGLAASVAGGRSPRLAGLDVTILHDHIFAQLLGLTGHDFFDYTRIEEEALASVENGAPAAFLMNPPSVEDMRVIALGGEKMPQKSTYYYPKLLSGLVVWSLKDFEA, encoded by the coding sequence ATGGCGACCATCAGGCCTTTCCGGGGCCTTCGCTTCAACGCCGCAGCGGGTCGGCCAGCCGACCTCGTCGCACCCCCCTACGACGTGATCAGCCCCGAAGAGCGTGAGGCTCTGGCAGCGAAGAACCCCCACAATGTCGTCCGCTTGACTTTGCCGGAATCTGCACCGGACGACCGGAGCAAGTTTGTCAAGTACGCGCGAAGCGCGGCCCGGTTGGAGGAGTGGCGACGCGAAGACGTCCTGTCCCTGGAAGAGAAGCCCGCCTTCTACCGCTACACTCAGACCTTTGACGTCCCCGGCATGGCGACGTTGGAGCGGACGACCCTAGTGACCCTGATCAAGGTCGAGCCCTATGACAAGGGGGTCGTCCTGCCGCACGAGCAGACTTTCCCCAAGCACAAAGAAGACCGCTTGCGGATCCTTGAGGCGACCCGTTCCCACCTGGAGTGCATTTTTGGACTCTACGAAGACGAAGCGGGCGTCCATCAGGCCGTGGTCTCCGCGCCGGGCCGAGAGGTCGCCGACTTCACGACTCCCGAGGACGGCATCCGCCACCGGTTTGCCGTCGTGGACGACGCACCGACATGCGCCGTGCTGGCGGAGATGGTCGGGCCGAAGACGGTGTGGATCGCCGACGGTCACCATCGGTACGAGACCGCATTGGCGTTCCGGGAGCAACTTGGCCCGCGGGACGGCTTGGTCCCCGAAGACTTCATGATGATGGCGCTCTGCAGCATTGACGACCCTGGACTCGTTTTGCTGCCCACCCACCGCATTCTGAAGCGGTCGACCGGGACCGTCGCCGAACTGAAATCCGGCCTTGCGGAACATTTCCTGGTGACGGAGGCCTCGAACGCAACATTGATGGCACGTATCGCCGCCGCGAAAGAGAACGACGGGGCGCAGGCGTTTGGGGTCGCCCTGCCTGGTGGCACTGGGTGGGTGTGCGTCGCGAAGGATCCGGCGGGTCTTGCCGCGAGCGTCGCGGGGGGGCGTTCGCCCCGACTCGCGGGTTTGGACGTGACGATCCTGCACGACCACATCTTCGCCCAATTGCTGGGCCTGACCGGACACGACTTCTTTGACTACACCCGGATCGAAGAGGAAGCCTTGGCCAGCGTTGAGAACGGGGCCCCCGCCGCTTTCCTGATGAACCCGCCGTCGGTCGAGGACATGCGGGTCATCGCGTTGGGCGGGGAGAAAATGCCCCAGAAGAGCACGTATTACTATCCAAAGTTGCTGAGCGGCTTGGTCGTTTGGTCGCTTAAGGATTTTGAGGCATGA
- a CDS encoding polyprenyl synthetase family protein: MDGQQRLTAYRSLVDARLDALLPPADVEPTSLHEAMRYSALAPGKRLRPSLCLAACEAVGGDPAESLDAACALELVHTFSLIHDDLPAIDDDDLRRGRPTCHVQFGEAMAVLAGDALFALAFETLSTCHREPGRVVAAVGTVSQATGSRGLVGGETMDILAEGSGAGLDHLKEIHRRKTGALISASCVVGAVLGGADSGQVTSVRAFGDAVGLAFQIHDDVLNVVSTAEELGKAVGSDANKKKLTYPSVVGLEASRQAAQWATEAAMAHLDGFGSRGVVLRALASFAVDRSW; the protein is encoded by the coding sequence GTGGACGGCCAACAGCGACTTACGGCCTACCGGTCGTTGGTCGACGCCCGTCTCGACGCCCTGCTCCCTCCTGCCGACGTCGAGCCCACCTCCCTTCACGAGGCCATGCGGTATTCCGCGTTGGCACCGGGAAAGCGGCTTCGGCCCTCCCTGTGCCTGGCGGCCTGCGAGGCGGTCGGCGGCGATCCGGCCGAGTCCCTCGACGCGGCGTGCGCGCTTGAGCTCGTGCACACCTTCTCCCTGATCCACGACGACCTTCCCGCGATCGACGACGACGACCTGCGGCGAGGCCGTCCGACGTGCCACGTCCAGTTCGGAGAGGCCATGGCCGTCCTCGCGGGGGACGCCCTCTTTGCCCTTGCGTTCGAGACGCTTTCCACCTGCCACCGCGAACCGGGCCGCGTCGTCGCCGCCGTCGGCACCGTCAGCCAGGCGACCGGCTCCCGGGGGCTTGTCGGGGGAGAGACGATGGACATCCTCGCAGAGGGGAGCGGGGCCGGGCTCGACCATCTGAAGGAGATCCACCGTCGGAAGACCGGGGCCCTCATCTCCGCGTCTTGCGTCGTCGGGGCGGTCTTGGGCGGTGCAGACTCGGGCCAAGTCACGTCGGTCCGGGCGTTTGGCGACGCGGTGGGTCTCGCCTTCCAGATCCATGACGACGTTCTGAACGTTGTTTCCACCGCCGAAGAACTCGGCAAGGCGGTCGGTAGCGACGCCAACAAGAAGAAGCTGACCTACCCGTCGGTAGTCGGCCTGGAGGCCTCGCGACAAGCCGCCCAGTGGGCCACTGAGGCGGCAATGGCCCACCTGGACGGGTTCGGCAGCCGGGGCGTCGTCCTGCGAGCTTTGGCCAGCTTCGCCGTCGACCGGTCTTGGTGA
- a CDS encoding ChaN family lipoprotein: MFFAVALADVDPWNLAIGAPGQVTVRAGYTRASDGAGVSLAEIGKAGAACRYVLVGESHPDAEHHRAQAAIIEAVAATGRDVVVGFEMFTRDNQKNIDPFTTGRISDAEFQQTANWKTQWGYDYNLYKPVFDVIRARHLRMAALNVPRDWVRQVGRKGPDALTADQRTWVPGIDTKNADHRAYFTAMMGGHPDMPPGQFENMYAAQVTWDTGMAKSAKDFMSWRGNSTMVILAGSGHVAYGQGIAYRLAQMGETSRLLVVCLDKKPGDKVSKGVGEYLFVAPPHEDPAP; encoded by the coding sequence ATGTTCTTCGCTGTGGCTTTGGCCGACGTCGATCCGTGGAACCTGGCCATCGGGGCTCCGGGGCAGGTCACGGTCCGGGCCGGATACACGCGGGCCTCGGACGGGGCCGGCGTCAGCCTGGCCGAGATCGGCAAGGCGGGGGCGGCCTGTCGGTACGTCCTTGTCGGCGAAAGTCACCCGGACGCCGAGCACCACCGGGCCCAGGCCGCCATCATCGAGGCCGTCGCGGCAACCGGGCGCGACGTCGTCGTCGGCTTTGAGATGTTCACCCGCGACAACCAGAAGAACATCGACCCGTTCACCACGGGCCGGATCAGCGACGCTGAGTTTCAGCAAACTGCGAACTGGAAGACGCAGTGGGGTTACGACTACAACCTCTACAAGCCGGTCTTCGACGTCATCAGGGCGCGGCACCTGCGCATGGCGGCCCTGAACGTCCCCCGCGACTGGGTGCGCCAAGTGGGCCGCAAGGGACCCGACGCGCTGACCGCCGACCAACGCACTTGGGTGCCGGGCATCGACACGAAGAACGCCGACCACCGCGCCTACTTCACCGCGATGATGGGCGGTCACCCAGACATGCCTCCGGGTCAGTTTGAGAACATGTACGCCGCCCAGGTGACTTGGGACACGGGGATGGCCAAGTCGGCCAAGGACTTTATGTCGTGGCGAGGGAACTCGACCATGGTCATTCTTGCCGGCTCGGGCCACGTCGCCTACGGCCAGGGCATCGCCTACCGACTCGCCCAAATGGGGGAGACTTCCCGGCTCCTTGTCGTCTGCCTCGACAAGAAGCCCGGCGACAAAGTGAGCAAGGGGGTCGGCGAATATCTGTTTGTCGCCCCTCCCCACGAGGACCCGGCACCCTGA
- the rpsU gene encoding 30S ribosomal protein S21 encodes MIQVSVHANESIDQALKRFNLKLQQSGLLRELKEHSHYEKPSEKRRRQSRRRMTMR; translated from the coding sequence TTGATCCAAGTTTCCGTCCACGCCAACGAATCCATTGACCAGGCCCTGAAGCGCTTCAACCTCAAGTTGCAGCAGTCGGGCCTTCTGCGGGAGCTGAAAGAGCACTCCCACTACGAGAAGCCGAGTGAGAAGCGACGTCGCCAAAGCCGACGCCGCATGACGATGCGCTGA
- the ybeY gene encoding rRNA maturation RNase YbeY: MSPRLARHSVEVVNLTAGRKVLRPLTDAVRTALELERPRHPGHVCVVVCAGDEIRQANRTHRGLDEDTDVLSFPAQPNPAGHLGDVMVSWRFAVAQAKRRRVRPVDEAAMLAVHGVLHLLGYDDHSDADRSAMLSRMNMVMAAAGLPVEPEWSSLPHGALDG, encoded by the coding sequence GTGTCGCCACGTCTGGCCCGACACTCTGTCGAGGTCGTCAACTTGACCGCGGGCCGCAAGGTGCTGCGGCCCTTGACCGACGCCGTACGGACCGCCCTTGAACTCGAACGCCCGCGGCACCCGGGCCATGTTTGCGTCGTCGTCTGCGCCGGCGACGAGATCCGCCAGGCCAACCGCACGCATCGGGGCCTGGACGAGGACACCGACGTCCTCAGCTTTCCCGCGCAACCCAATCCGGCGGGGCATCTCGGCGACGTGATGGTGTCGTGGCGGTTTGCCGTCGCCCAGGCCAAGCGCCGCCGGGTGCGGCCGGTGGACGAGGCGGCCATGCTCGCCGTCCACGGCGTCCTCCACCTCCTCGGCTACGACGACCATTCCGACGCGGATCGATCGGCCATGCTGTCCCGTATGAACATGGTGATGGCCGCCGCCGGACTGCCCGTGGAACCCGAGTGGTCGAGCCTGCCTCACGGAGCCCTGGATGGCTAA
- a CDS encoding diacylglycerol kinase has product MAKPRRDVVTPFRVAFNGIIHTFRTQRHMRVHLYVTLVTVIGALILRLRLREILVLLFMITFVLVAEMFNSAIEATVDLVTDKYHPLAKFAKDIAAGAVLITTIMAIIVGSMIALGEDNWERIRINLTSETLTTPAMVRILAGVFLVFVAVLIGKGIGRHGQVLQGGLVSGHAAYGFFFATCVIFVSGGNVVASALAVLLACIIAQSRWEAKYHTIFELSLGAAVGSIVGALLFGFWPK; this is encoded by the coding sequence ATGGCTAAGCCGAGGCGCGACGTCGTCACGCCGTTCCGCGTGGCGTTCAACGGCATCATCCACACGTTCCGCACCCAGCGTCACATGCGGGTGCATCTCTACGTGACCTTGGTCACCGTCATCGGCGCGCTGATCCTCCGCCTCCGCCTGCGCGAGATCCTCGTGCTCCTCTTCATGATCACGTTTGTCCTCGTCGCCGAGATGTTCAACTCGGCGATCGAGGCCACGGTCGACCTCGTCACCGACAAGTACCACCCCCTCGCCAAGTTCGCCAAAGACATCGCCGCCGGTGCCGTCCTCATCACGACGATCATGGCGATCATCGTCGGCTCCATGATCGCCCTGGGCGAAGACAACTGGGAACGGATCCGCATCAACCTGACCAGTGAGACCCTGACCACCCCGGCTATGGTGCGCATCCTTGCCGGTGTCTTCCTCGTGTTCGTGGCGGTGCTGATCGGCAAGGGCATCGGGCGCCACGGTCAGGTGCTCCAAGGGGGCCTGGTCTCGGGGCACGCCGCCTACGGCTTCTTCTTCGCCACCTGCGTCATTTTTGTCAGCGGCGGCAACGTGGTCGCCTCCGCACTTGCCGTGCTCCTGGCCTGCATCATCGCCCAAAGCCGTTGGGAGGCCAAGTACCACACGATCTTCGAATTGTCACTCGGCGCCGCGGTAGGGTCGATCGTGGGTGCGCTTCTCTTCGGTTTTTGGCCGAAATAG
- a CDS encoding HlyC/CorC family transporter, with product MGSTLLASTFGTLLFAAPIGGLAAGLKSVGLLDRLDLGSGTLLTLAFVAVMAMSAAFVAGEAAVEFLRPAHTKMYDEGAPQPATLRDLLDNKPRYAAACVLGAETMRAWLLLLCLLPAPFLAIQFGWLRPESPWNLALGPVLGAAALLSVPVVGLNVVFSELVAKSFAVVHPHRTALRLHRFITVASLVFSVPGRLAMAAAGLFTQRFGAEATFAPGDKAEEEIRGILESYEETGEIEQEESVMLHSVFEFGDTVAREVMTPRTDVESIPTTTSLVDVARLVEASGHSRLPVFEGTDDEIVGIVHAKDVLSALLAGEIERPLSEIVRPALFVPESKPLHDLLRELRQHKTQLAVVQDEFGGTAGIVTVEDLVEEVVGEIVDEYDVEDLHVHADGDGWTVKGKLHLDDLNDVIGSDLSSEEFDTVGGYVFGLFGRQPAEGEQIDDSGFRFTVSESDGRRILALHIEKVRASSPTAEILGEV from the coding sequence ATGGGTAGCACGCTCCTGGCTTCCACCTTCGGCACCCTTCTTTTCGCCGCCCCCATCGGGGGTTTGGCCGCCGGACTCAAGTCGGTCGGCCTTCTCGACCGGCTCGACCTGGGCTCGGGCACCTTGCTCACGCTCGCCTTTGTCGCCGTGATGGCGATGAGCGCCGCCTTCGTCGCCGGTGAGGCCGCCGTCGAGTTTCTTCGCCCTGCCCACACCAAGATGTACGACGAAGGGGCACCGCAGCCGGCCACGCTTCGCGACCTCTTGGACAACAAGCCGCGTTACGCCGCCGCCTGTGTCCTCGGGGCCGAGACGATGCGGGCCTGGCTGCTCCTCCTCTGCCTCCTTCCCGCCCCGTTCCTCGCCATCCAGTTCGGTTGGCTCAGGCCCGAGTCACCCTGGAACCTTGCCCTCGGACCCGTGCTTGGCGCGGCCGCCCTCCTCAGCGTCCCCGTCGTCGGCCTGAACGTGGTTTTCTCCGAACTTGTCGCCAAGTCCTTCGCGGTCGTGCACCCCCACCGGACCGCCCTGCGCCTGCACCGGTTCATCACCGTGGCCAGCCTGGTCTTCTCCGTGCCGGGACGTTTGGCCATGGCCGCGGCGGGCCTCTTCACCCAGCGGTTTGGTGCCGAGGCGACGTTCGCCCCCGGAGACAAGGCGGAAGAAGAGATCCGGGGCATCCTGGAGAGCTACGAGGAGACGGGCGAGATCGAGCAGGAGGAAAGCGTCATGCTCCACTCGGTGTTTGAGTTCGGGGACACCGTCGCCCGCGAGGTAATGACCCCACGGACCGACGTGGAGAGCATCCCGACCACCACGTCCCTCGTCGACGTCGCCCGCCTTGTCGAGGCGTCCGGGCACTCGCGGTTGCCTGTGTTCGAAGGTACCGACGACGAGATCGTCGGGATCGTCCATGCCAAAGACGTCCTCTCCGCCCTCCTCGCCGGGGAAATCGAGCGACCACTCTCGGAGATCGTCCGGCCCGCCCTCTTTGTCCCCGAGAGCAAGCCGCTTCACGACCTCTTGCGTGAGCTTCGGCAACACAAGACCCAGCTCGCGGTCGTCCAAGACGAGTTCGGCGGCACTGCCGGCATCGTGACCGTCGAGGACCTCGTCGAGGAGGTCGTGGGCGAAATCGTCGACGAGTACGACGTCGAAGACCTCCATGTCCATGCCGACGGCGACGGCTGGACGGTCAAAGGCAAACTGCACCTCGACGACCTCAACGATGTGATCGGCAGCGACCTCTCCAGCGAAGAGTTCGACACCGTGGGCGGCTACGTCTTCGGCCTGTTCGGCCGCCAGCCCGCCGAAGGTGAGCAAATCGACGACTCTGGCTTCCGGTTCACCGTCTCGGAGAGCGACGGCCGGCGCATCCTGGCCTTGCACATCGAGAAGGTCCGGGCCAGCTCGCCTACCGCCGAGATTCTCGGCGAAGTCTGA
- a CDS encoding lysophospholipid acyltransferase family protein — MKQHWRNVRPAVLPVPIYLLARLIGMTVRIKSEGYEEVKALPGGKIMAGWHGRTFLATQFFRNKGVWTIISQSKDGDMQDAIFRRFGFKTIRGSTGRGGMKAAIESIRVLKDGATMAFTPDGPRGPSGVVQEGIMLMARKSGAAIVPVGVAAEPCWHARTWDRYMVPKPFARGIMVFGDPIYVPADVSAEDQEAIRSRFEREMHRLEAYAEDCLRAK; from the coding sequence ATGAAGCAACACTGGCGCAACGTGCGGCCCGCCGTCCTGCCGGTGCCGATCTACCTCTTGGCGCGGCTGATCGGTATGACGGTCCGGATCAAGAGCGAGGGTTACGAAGAGGTCAAGGCCCTGCCCGGAGGCAAGATCATGGCCGGCTGGCATGGCCGCACCTTTTTGGCGACCCAGTTCTTCCGCAACAAGGGCGTCTGGACGATCATCAGCCAAAGCAAGGACGGTGACATGCAGGACGCGATCTTCCGCCGCTTCGGGTTCAAGACGATCCGGGGGTCGACGGGCCGCGGTGGCATGAAGGCGGCGATCGAGTCCATCCGGGTGCTCAAGGACGGTGCGACGATGGCCTTCACGCCGGACGGCCCGCGCGGGCCGAGCGGCGTGGTGCAAGAGGGGATCATGCTGATGGCCCGCAAGTCCGGCGCGGCGATCGTGCCGGTCGGGGTCGCGGCCGAGCCGTGCTGGCACGCGCGGACGTGGGACCGCTACATGGTGCCGAAGCCGTTCGCCCGCGGGATCATGGTCTTTGGCGACCCGATCTATGTTCCGGCCGATGTGTCGGCCGAAGACCAAGAGGCGATCCGGTCACGATTTGAGCGGGAGATGCACCGGCTGGAAGCGTACGCGGAAGATTGCCTGAGGGCCAAGTAA
- a CDS encoding rhomboid family intramembrane serine protease yields MADRTPREHRWPVLTLAVILVDLGVAALSLFRPETVDVLAFYPDRPVVWQAVTSLFVHANTVHLLGNLVFLAAVGPLVELSKGPARTALVFLASGVVGVAAHWAFARGTGSLVGASGAIAGCVGYASVAYMGKRVAVAPNVGAPVWVLALVWLVAQAVGMMMKAGDGGAGASFSAHLGGFLAGILVAAACRVWRDQNVSLGHEVLERLNSQGPVAALAAAEAHLAKHPDDVVAHRQAARAMLDLGRSDQATKQWWHMAWACPGHAAEAVREVARLDGWRAETSVRRLRLAATLEATDPETSGALLRSVAEGPTDDPERPNALLALALAAPSPESASAFAARLAEDYALHPATEVARHRGLLP; encoded by the coding sequence TTGGCCGACCGGACACCGCGCGAGCACCGCTGGCCCGTCCTGACCCTGGCGGTGATCTTGGTCGACCTGGGTGTCGCCGCGCTGTCCCTGTTCCGACCCGAGACCGTCGACGTCTTGGCCTTCTATCCCGACCGTCCGGTCGTGTGGCAGGCCGTCACCAGCCTCTTTGTCCACGCGAACACGGTGCACCTCCTGGGCAACCTGGTCTTCTTGGCGGCGGTCGGCCCGCTGGTCGAGCTGTCGAAGGGGCCCGCCCGGACGGCCCTCGTCTTCTTGGCTTCGGGGGTGGTCGGCGTCGCCGCCCACTGGGCGTTCGCCCGAGGCACCGGCTCGCTCGTCGGGGCCAGCGGAGCCATCGCCGGTTGCGTCGGCTATGCCAGCGTCGCCTATATGGGCAAGCGGGTCGCCGTCGCCCCGAACGTCGGGGCCCCGGTCTGGGTGCTGGCCTTGGTTTGGCTGGTTGCCCAGGCCGTCGGGATGATGATGAAGGCGGGCGACGGGGGGGCGGGGGCGTCCTTTTCCGCCCACCTCGGCGGCTTCTTGGCGGGCATTCTGGTCGCGGCGGCTTGCCGGGTGTGGCGTGACCAAAACGTGAGCTTGGGCCACGAGGTACTGGAACGGTTGAACAGCCAGGGGCCGGTCGCGGCCCTCGCCGCCGCCGAAGCTCACCTGGCCAAACACCCCGACGACGTCGTGGCCCATCGCCAGGCGGCACGGGCCATGCTCGACCTTGGCCGGTCGGACCAGGCGACGAAGCAGTGGTGGCACATGGCTTGGGCTTGTCCAGGCCATGCCGCCGAGGCGGTCCGGGAGGTCGCAAGGCTGGACGGGTGGCGGGCCGAGACAAGCGTCCGCCGTTTGCGGCTCGCCGCCACTCTGGAGGCCACGGACCCGGAGACGTCCGGGGCGTTGCTCCGCTCGGTGGCCGAGGGGCCGACCGACGACCCGGAAAGGCCCAACGCCCTCCTCGCCTTGGCTCTTGCCGCCCCGTCGCCGGAGAGCGCTTCGGCTTTCGCCGCCCGTCTCGCCGAGGACTATGCCCTGCATCCGGCGACCGAGGTGGCCCGGCACCGGGGGCTGCTGCCATGA
- a CDS encoding YebC/PmpR family DNA-binding transcriptional regulator, producing MAGHSKWKNIRLRKGKQDAIRGKLFTKMAREIIVAARLGGGDPGTNARLRFAIDKAKAASLPKENIDRAVAKGVGGGEGSNYEEICYEGVGPGGVAFMVDVYSDNRNRTVGELRHAFTKCGGNLAENGAVAWQFKQVGQIMVKKSAVDEDTLTLAALEGGADDVDSDDEEFYTVETQVSMLHACNDALNSQGIPTEEVGITRVATNMAEPDADVFPKIIRLMDMLEDLDDVKETYVNVEIPEDAYED from the coding sequence ATGGCTGGCCATTCCAAATGGAAGAACATCCGCTTGCGCAAGGGCAAGCAGGACGCGATCCGCGGCAAGCTCTTCACCAAGATGGCGCGCGAAATCATCGTCGCCGCCCGTCTCGGCGGTGGTGACCCGGGCACCAACGCACGGCTGCGCTTTGCGATTGACAAGGCCAAGGCGGCGTCCTTGCCCAAAGAGAACATTGACCGGGCCGTCGCCAAGGGCGTCGGCGGCGGGGAGGGCAGCAACTACGAAGAGATCTGCTACGAAGGCGTCGGCCCCGGTGGCGTCGCGTTCATGGTCGACGTCTACTCGGACAACCGGAACCGCACCGTCGGCGAGTTGCGCCATGCCTTCACCAAGTGCGGCGGGAACTTGGCCGAGAACGGTGCGGTGGCTTGGCAGTTCAAGCAGGTCGGGCAGATCATGGTGAAGAAGTCGGCGGTGGACGAAGACACCCTGACCTTGGCGGCACTGGAAGGGGGCGCGGACGACGTGGACAGCGACGACGAAGAGTTCTACACCGTCGAGACTCAGGTGTCCATGTTGCACGCCTGCAACGACGCACTCAACAGCCAGGGTATCCCGACCGAGGAGGTCGGCATCACCCGAGTGGCCACCAACATGGCCGAACCTGACGCCGATGTCTTTCCCAAAATCATCAGACTGATGGACATGCTGGAGGACCTTGACGACGTGAAGGAGACTTACGTCAACGTCGAGATCCCTGAGGACGCCTACGAGGATTGA